In the Bos javanicus breed banteng chromosome 28, ARS-OSU_banteng_1.0, whole genome shotgun sequence genome, one interval contains:
- the ADIRF gene encoding adipogenesis regulatory factor, with protein sequence MASKGLQDLKKQVEGAAQEAVTSAGTAVQQVVDQATEAGQKAMDQVAKTTQETIDQTANQASETFSGFGKKLGLLK encoded by the exons ATGGCCAGCAAGGGCTTGCAGGACCTGAAGAAGCAAGTGGAGGGGGCGGCCCAGGAAGCGG TGACATCGGCCGGAACAGCGGTTCAGCAAGTGGTGGATCAGGCCACAGAAGCAGGGCAGAAAG ccaTGGACCAGGTTGCCAAGACTACCCAGGAAACCATCGACCAGACTGCTAACCAGGCCTCTGAGACTTTCTCGGGTTTTGGGAAAAAACTTGGCCTCCTGAAATGA
- the FAM25A gene encoding protein FAM25A isoform X1: MDCSLSGSSIHGIFQARVLEWIAISFSRGTSRPRNRTLVSRIAGRRFYRVSHQGSQEAAVNSRFLPGVSSRYGCSAFCHRSLNNSFHVVEEVVKEVIDHAKEAGEKAIADALKKAHESGDKVVKEVTETVTNTVTNAVTHAAEGLGKLGQ, translated from the exons atggactgtagcctatcaggctcctccatccatgggattttccaggcaagagtgctggagtggattgccatttccttctccaggggaacttcccgacccaggaatcgaaccttggtctccaggattgcaggcagacgcttttaccgtgtgagccaccagggaagccaggaagctGCTGTGAA CTCACGCTTTCTTCCTGGAGTGTCTTCTAGATATGGCTGCAGTGCCTTCTGCCACAGGAGCCTGAATAATTCCT TTCACGTTGTGGAGGAAGTGGTGAAGGAGGTGATAGATCATGCCAAGGAGGCTGGAGAGAAAG CCATTGCTGATGCTTTAAAGAAGGCCCACGAGTCGGGGGACAAAGTGGTGAAGGAAGTCACTGAGACAGTGACCAACACAGTCACGAATGCGGTCACGCATGCAGCAGAAGGCCTGGGCAAGCTGGGACAGTGA
- the FAM25A gene encoding protein FAM25A isoform X2: protein MWEGLDSLSLCQRERSCPGARPGIRGIYKSRLVQAPASCSITTCCHTMLGGLGKLAAEGLAHRTEKATEEAVHVVEEVVKEVIDHAKEAGEKAIADALKKAHESGDKVVKEVTETVTNTVTNAVTHAAEGLGKLGQ, encoded by the exons ATGTGGGAGGGCCTCGACTCCTTAAGCCTGTGTCAG CGTGAGCGCTCGTGTCCCGGCGCCCGGCCGGGCATCAGAGGCATCTATAAAAGCAGACTGGTCCAGGCCCCAGCATCCTGCTCGATTACTACCTGTTGCCACACAATGCTGGGAGGCCTGGGGAAGCTAGCTGCCGAGGGCCTGGCCCACCGCACGGAGAAGGCCACGGAAGAAGCTG TTCACGTTGTGGAGGAAGTGGTGAAGGAGGTGATAGATCATGCCAAGGAGGCTGGAGAGAAAG CCATTGCTGATGCTTTAAAGAAGGCCCACGAGTCGGGGGACAAAGTGGTGAAGGAAGTCACTGAGACAGTGACCAACACAGTCACGAATGCGGTCACGCATGCAGCAGAAGGCCTGGGCAAGCTGGGACAGTGA